TGAAACAACCTGCGCGCTTTGCCACGGTGAGGGTGGCATGGGCACAGACGAAGCTCCGGCGCTCAATGACGCGGAACGGCTTGGCGCACTGGATACTGAGTGGTATCGCGGCACAATTTACAATGGCCGCCCGGCAAAGGGCATGCCCACCTGGGGCACGGTACTCTCCCCCAATCAGATCGACGACATTCTGGCCTTGATTGATGCCTGGCGAGATGGCGCAGAAGTGACCGCAGCTTTCTCGGCAACCGACCTGATTTCATCGGCAGTCTTCTCACTGGAAGAGAACGATGTCGACAGCGCCAAACTCCACGTTACACGCGCACTTGGAATTACCGACGGCAAAGGCTTTGAGGTACTCACTAACGCTGCCGCTCAGTTAGTCGCAGACGATAACGCTGGGGCATTGGTTACGCTGACGGCGCTCAAAGAACAATGGCCAATGGGTGACGCCACGATTGGCGCAACACACTATGCCGAAAAATGCGCTGTCTGCCACGGTGAGGCGGGCAAAGGCGGCATTGGTAATGCGCTGCAACCCAACGAATTTGTCCAAACCAACTCCAACGCTGCGCTGGTTGAATTCGTCCTGGAAGGACGCACCGGAACCGCCATGGCTGGCTGGGAAGGGCGCGCCACAAATGAAGAAATTGCCAATATGATCGCTTTCTTGCGAACCTGGCAACCATAAACAATAAACCGAGCGAGTGAGGCTGCATTACTCCTCACTCGCTCTACATATTTTAAAAGAATAATTCTATTAAT
The DNA window shown above is from Chloroflexota bacterium and carries:
- a CDS encoding c-type cytochrome, with protein sequence MNKNEPNYERYLIIGLVLTLLVLAGFSYYWFGETARLTHAADEIAAERVRHGRTVYMDQCVSCHGAEGEGGVGPALNDRKVLKNTLDSIFFSVVRSGVPGTEMPAWSVDYGGPLTDEDVRNVVAFIRAWEPDAPLIEPVVFVPDAARGALFFETTCALCHGEGGMGTDEAPALNDAERLGALDTEWYRGTIYNGRPAKGMPTWGTVLSPNQIDDILALIDAWRDGAEVTAAFSATDLISSAVFSLEENDVDSAKLHVTRALGITDGKGFEVLTNAAAQLVADDNAGALVTLTALKEQWPMGDATIGATHYAEKCAVCHGEAGKGGIGNALQPNEFVQTNSNAALVEFVLEGRTGTAMAGWEGRATNEEIANMIAFLRTWQP